From Actinopolymorpha cephalotaxi, one genomic window encodes:
- a CDS encoding TIGR04282 family arsenosugar biosynthesis glycosyltransferase → MTDDPKASADVTIVVLAKDPRPGHVKTRLTPPCTPEQASRLAAAALADTLAVVGQTPARGRVLALRGRPGPWVPAGFEVVPQVQGSLNVRIAAALASVDGPVLLVGMDTPQLTTDLLTCDFSRADAYLGAAEDGGFWALGLADPDPAPVFGVPMSVSHTGAVLRQRLLASGLRVADLPPLRDVDTWDDAVAVAAQAPHTRFAHTMAGLNA, encoded by the coding sequence GTGACCGATGACCCGAAGGCGTCCGCGGACGTGACGATCGTCGTCCTGGCGAAGGATCCGCGGCCGGGTCACGTCAAGACCCGGTTGACACCGCCGTGCACACCCGAGCAGGCGTCCCGGCTGGCGGCGGCGGCACTCGCGGACACCCTGGCGGTGGTGGGGCAGACACCCGCGCGAGGCCGCGTGCTCGCCCTGCGGGGCCGGCCCGGACCGTGGGTGCCGGCGGGTTTCGAGGTCGTGCCGCAGGTGCAGGGCTCGCTCAACGTGCGGATCGCGGCGGCACTGGCCTCGGTGGACGGCCCGGTACTGCTGGTCGGGATGGACACCCCGCAGCTCACGACGGACCTGCTGACGTGTGACTTCTCCCGTGCCGACGCCTACCTGGGCGCGGCCGAGGACGGCGGGTTCTGGGCGCTCGGGCTGGCCGACCCCGATCCCGCACCAGTGTTCGGCGTACCCATGTCCGTCTCCCACACCGGCGCGGTGCTCCGTCAACGGCTCCTTGCGTCCGGTCTGCGGGTCGCCGATCTGCCACCGCTGCGGGATGTGGACACCTGGGACGACGCCGTCGCGGTGGCCGCGCAGGCTCCGCACACCCGCTTCGCCCACACGATGGCGGGGCTGAACGCGTGA
- a CDS encoding molybdopterin-dependent oxidoreductase — protein MPDTTRTNPFRPTFWRSPLRGPWLTSVLGLVLLVGLTLVFVTGLLSYDAYNPWLGGKFNDPTPGRGILGFYLFEWPTRPVWLYRLTQGVHVLVGLALVPVLLAKLWSVIPKLFAWPPVASPAQAIERLSLLLLVGGGFFEFATGIVNIQYWYVFPTGFYAAHFYGAWVFVAALVVHVAFRTRIVVTALRSRSLRGELRTGLADTHPEPPDSHGLVAQAPAPPTMTRRGLLALVGGGSLLILAMSAGQTIGGPLRRLALLAPRGGVQGTAPGDFPVNKTAAYRGITVAETGPDWRLLLVGRRTVRLSRADLLALPQHTERLPIACVEGWSTVQDWTGVRLRDLVGLAGLKDPGTLAGAHVESLQRGGGFGSANLAANQLLDPRSLLALRVNGADLSLDHGFPARVMVANGPGVHNTKWVSAMTFHGTFEV, from the coding sequence ATGCCCGATACGACGCGGACGAACCCGTTCCGGCCGACGTTCTGGCGGAGCCCGCTACGCGGACCGTGGCTGACGTCCGTGCTGGGACTGGTCCTGCTGGTGGGGCTGACCCTCGTGTTCGTCACCGGACTGTTGTCCTACGACGCGTACAACCCCTGGCTCGGTGGGAAGTTCAACGACCCGACACCGGGCAGGGGGATCCTCGGCTTCTACCTGTTCGAGTGGCCGACCCGGCCGGTGTGGCTCTATCGGCTGACGCAGGGCGTGCACGTGCTGGTGGGGCTCGCGCTGGTGCCCGTACTCCTGGCGAAGCTGTGGTCGGTGATCCCGAAGCTGTTCGCGTGGCCGCCGGTCGCCTCGCCCGCCCAGGCGATCGAACGACTCAGCCTGCTCCTCCTCGTCGGCGGTGGCTTCTTCGAGTTCGCGACCGGCATCGTCAACATCCAGTACTGGTACGTCTTTCCCACCGGCTTCTACGCCGCGCACTTTTACGGCGCCTGGGTGTTCGTGGCTGCTCTGGTCGTGCACGTGGCGTTCCGCACCCGGATCGTGGTGACCGCGCTGCGGTCCCGCAGCCTCCGCGGTGAACTGCGGACCGGCCTCGCCGACACCCACCCCGAGCCGCCGGACAGCCACGGCCTGGTGGCGCAGGCGCCGGCTCCGCCGACGATGACCCGGCGCGGCCTGCTCGCGCTGGTAGGCGGCGGCTCGCTGCTGATCCTGGCGATGTCGGCCGGGCAGACGATCGGCGGGCCGTTGCGAAGGCTCGCGCTGCTGGCCCCGCGCGGCGGCGTGCAGGGCACGGCGCCCGGCGACTTCCCGGTGAACAAGACCGCGGCCTACCGCGGCATCACCGTCGCAGAGACGGGCCCGGACTGGCGGCTGCTCCTCGTCGGGCGGCGCACGGTCCGGCTGTCGCGCGCGGACCTGCTCGCCCTTCCCCAGCACACCGAACGGCTGCCGATCGCCTGCGTGGAAGGGTGGTCGACCGTGCAGGACTGGACCGGCGTACGGCTACGTGACCTCGTCGGCCTTGCCGGTCTGAAGGATCCTGGCACACTCGCCGGCGCTCACGTCGAATCGCTGCAGCGCGGCGGCGGGTTCGGCTCGGCGAACCTCGCGGCGAACCAGCTCCTGGATCCGCGTTCCCTGCTGGCGCTCCGGGTCAACGGCGCCGACCTGTCCCTGGACCACGGCTTCCCGGCCCGCGTCATGGTCGCGAACGGTCCCGGCGTACACAACACGAAGTGGGTCTCGGCGATGACGTTCCACGGGACCTTCGAGGTGTGA
- a CDS encoding MTAP family purine nucleoside phosphorylase, translated as MSAEPVGVIGGSGNDELPELRDAKKRQIATVHGTVEVTTGTVRGRAVVHVSRHGHRHERLSNHVQHRANIAALVECGATAVIGLTVCGAVDPDLRPGSLVVFDDLHFPSNRLPDGTLCTWYESAGHPRRSHWVFDRPFSEDLRATLLAAAPEAGVPFAGSGTYGHVDGPRFNTRSEIAQLRTAGVAAVSQTGGPETVLSGEVRLPYALLGYVTDFANGVVEEPEPVAALLGRMAHSKQVFSAVLASALPNVHRPEPSGVIVEMS; from the coding sequence GTGAGCGCCGAACCCGTGGGTGTCATCGGAGGGTCCGGGAACGACGAGCTCCCGGAGCTGCGGGACGCGAAGAAGCGGCAGATCGCCACCGTGCACGGGACCGTGGAGGTGACGACCGGGACGGTACGCGGGCGTGCGGTGGTGCACGTGTCCCGGCACGGGCATCGCCACGAGCGGCTGTCCAACCACGTCCAGCACCGGGCGAACATCGCCGCCCTGGTGGAGTGTGGTGCGACGGCAGTGATCGGGCTCACCGTCTGCGGAGCCGTCGACCCCGACCTGCGGCCCGGATCACTGGTGGTCTTCGACGACCTGCACTTCCCGTCCAACCGGCTGCCCGACGGCACACTGTGCACGTGGTACGAATCGGCGGGACATCCGCGGCGCAGCCACTGGGTGTTCGACCGGCCGTTCAGCGAGGACCTCCGGGCGACGTTGCTGGCGGCGGCGCCCGAGGCAGGTGTTCCGTTCGCGGGCAGTGGCACGTACGGCCACGTCGACGGGCCGAGGTTCAACACCCGCAGCGAGATCGCGCAGCTACGGACGGCGGGCGTGGCTGCGGTAAGCCAGACCGGCGGGCCGGAGACGGTGCTGTCGGGTGAGGTCAGGTTGCCGTACGCCCTGCTCGGCTACGTGACGGACTTCGCCAACGGGGTCGTCGAGGAGCCCGAGCCGGTGGCGGCGCTGCTCGGGCGGATGGCGCACAGCAAGCAGGTGTTCTCCGCCGTCCTCGCGTCGGCGCTGCCGAACGTGCACCGTCCGGAGCCCTCGGGTGTGATCGTGGAGATGTCCTGA
- a CDS encoding GNAT family N-acetyltransferase — protein sequence MTTESTKTSRPTLRPATLDDVELLSQIVYATYVADDPDMTPAEKQSWLDDYRVNTRDEVLGRVENSTTNVIRLGDEGVGRLRVVRTPEKIFIGGIQIHPAFQGRGIGTAIITTLLEEASGREIPVELRVHRTNGNAERLYTRLGFRRNGELGDEYVMTTG from the coding sequence ATGACGACCGAATCGACCAAGACATCGCGGCCGACACTGCGGCCCGCGACACTCGACGACGTGGAACTCCTCAGTCAGATCGTCTACGCCACGTACGTCGCGGACGACCCGGACATGACGCCCGCAGAGAAACAGAGCTGGCTCGACGACTACCGGGTCAACACCCGGGACGAGGTGCTCGGGCGGGTGGAGAACAGCACGACGAACGTGATCCGCCTCGGCGACGAGGGCGTCGGCCGGCTGCGCGTCGTGCGTACGCCCGAGAAGATCTTCATCGGCGGGATCCAGATCCATCCCGCCTTTCAGGGCAGGGGAATCGGTACCGCGATCATCACCACGCTGCTGGAGGAGGCCAGCGGCAGGGAGATACCCGTCGAGCTGCGGGTACACAGGACCAACGGGAACGCCGAGCGCCTCTACACCCGGCTGGGCTTCCGGCGCAACGGCGAGCTCGGCGACGAGTACGTCATGACCACCGGGTAG
- a CDS encoding HNH endonuclease signature motif containing protein, which translates to MPLTTLMGLSTQPGELGGVGPIINEVARRIVANHLDNPEARFSVGVTHPVTGRLLHLHPIPARFLRGLQAELVHARDQRCVWITCRRPAATCHLDHNTEYADGGETSVDNIAPLCPRHHKAKTERDWKLKQTGPGEHTLTDPFGRQYKGTAPALTDPVDEPAPATAGTRSADDDLPPF; encoded by the coding sequence ATGCCGCTGACCACCCTGATGGGCCTGTCCACCCAGCCCGGGGAACTCGGCGGAGTCGGGCCCATCATCAACGAGGTGGCTCGCCGGATCGTGGCGAACCACCTCGACAACCCCGAAGCCCGCTTCAGCGTCGGGGTCACCCACCCGGTCACCGGACGGTTACTGCACCTGCATCCGATCCCGGCGAGGTTCCTGCGCGGACTGCAGGCAGAGCTCGTCCATGCCCGCGACCAGCGCTGCGTATGGATCACCTGCCGAAGACCCGCCGCGACCTGTCACCTGGACCACAACACCGAGTACGCCGACGGCGGAGAAACCTCCGTCGACAACATCGCCCCACTGTGCCCACGCCACCACAAGGCGAAAACCGAGAGGGACTGGAAACTGAAGCAGACCGGGCCCGGCGAACACACCCTCACCGACCCCTTCGGCCGCCAGTACAAAGGCACAGCGCCGGCCCTCACCGACCCGGTTGACGAACCAGCACCCGCCACCGCAGGCACACGGTCAGCTGACGACGACCTGCCACCGTTCTGA
- a CDS encoding phosphotransferase — protein sequence MDEHPLEFTLSENPWAPTKVVAEINQRTGDKLELTGLSDQVGGVSSAAYVRWPDGRAGVVTRPTIPLAYMHLTAEILRMVRAHGLPVPRYDVILQLADGMVTVVQERLPGKHVTRFSAGLIEEMVATNERFAGLLADRPDVPPPPQFPRLVAGEHPWEETLGRYDERSRRILERFLEIDDGEPFEMTGDDVVHTDFSFGNVLFDDHGTVSAVVDWNFGIARGDRRFALLDMRDNLVIERRSSEGFQEAVDRLDEILAATLGEDLLRIYRIHRSVHSVHRSISNGFRPEKIEYDLEAAQCRLDGTTPPPHVW from the coding sequence GTGGACGAGCATCCGTTGGAGTTCACCCTGTCCGAGAATCCCTGGGCTCCGACGAAGGTCGTCGCCGAGATCAACCAGAGGACGGGTGACAAGCTGGAGTTGACGGGGCTGTCGGACCAGGTCGGCGGCGTGAGCAGCGCGGCCTACGTACGGTGGCCGGACGGGCGAGCAGGTGTCGTCACCCGCCCGACCATCCCGCTCGCGTACATGCACCTCACTGCCGAGATCCTTCGGATGGTCCGCGCTCATGGCCTGCCCGTTCCACGGTATGACGTGATCCTGCAGTTGGCCGACGGCATGGTGACGGTCGTGCAGGAACGCCTTCCCGGCAAGCACGTGACGCGATTCAGTGCAGGCCTGATCGAGGAGATGGTGGCCACGAACGAGAGGTTCGCCGGGCTGCTGGCCGATCGGCCCGACGTCCCTCCGCCGCCACAGTTCCCCCGGCTCGTCGCGGGCGAGCATCCGTGGGAGGAAACGCTGGGCCGCTACGACGAACGAAGCCGGCGGATCCTCGAGCGGTTCCTGGAGATCGACGACGGCGAGCCGTTCGAGATGACCGGCGACGACGTCGTACACACCGACTTCTCGTTCGGCAACGTTCTCTTCGACGACCACGGCACGGTGTCCGCCGTCGTGGACTGGAACTTCGGCATCGCCCGCGGTGACCGGCGCTTCGCACTTCTCGACATGCGTGACAACCTCGTCATCGAACGGCGTTCCAGCGAAGGCTTTCAGGAGGCCGTCGACCGGCTCGACGAGATCCTCGCCGCGACGCTGGGTGAAGACCTCCTGCGCATCTACCGGATCCACCGCAGTGTCCACAGCGTTCACCGTTCGATCAGCAACGGGTTCCGGCCGGAGAAGATCGAGTACGACCTGGAAGCCGCGCAATGTCGCCTGGACGGAACGACACCGCCACCACACGTCTGGTAG
- a CDS encoding amidohydrolase family protein, translated as MALSPEHSTAALPMADLHVHQEPTPHLDRVLAQREGRPPYDWAAWRRRLVAEFPPGPERLAQVGTMRPVPLEVDADDELFVARVADVLSEHARSGGSYIEVRCGGDVVLRNGFMELFRRAERQVQVDFPALRAEPLAIVMPGAEPPSELAAKVDGCVRLAGEGLAGVDLMCFPYHSEADWTVAHRLAGRFADAGLGITAHAGELSTANIAAAAATPGLTRIGHGIHAIKDPALVDLLIDQDITLECALSCNVLFGVVQSLAEHPLVRFIDAGVKVTLATDDPVQVGTTIGAEYAAAASLGLTHNQLLGLTRNAIEAAFTTEQRRAELLAEIDAAAVSAAR; from the coding sequence ATGGCGCTTTCCCCTGAGCACTCCACAGCTGCCCTCCCGATGGCCGACCTGCATGTGCACCAGGAACCCACGCCGCACCTCGACCGGGTTCTCGCGCAACGCGAGGGCAGGCCACCGTACGACTGGGCCGCGTGGCGACGGCGGCTGGTGGCGGAGTTCCCGCCCGGCCCGGAGCGGCTCGCCCAGGTCGGCACCATGCGCCCGGTCCCGCTGGAGGTCGACGCCGACGACGAACTGTTCGTCGCGCGCGTCGCCGACGTGCTGTCCGAGCACGCACGTTCCGGCGGAAGCTACATCGAGGTGCGCTGCGGTGGGGACGTCGTACTCCGGAACGGGTTCATGGAACTCTTCCGCCGGGCCGAACGTCAGGTGCAGGTCGACTTTCCGGCCCTGCGAGCCGAGCCACTGGCGATCGTGATGCCCGGTGCGGAGCCGCCTTCCGAGCTGGCCGCCAAGGTCGACGGGTGCGTACGCCTGGCGGGTGAGGGCCTTGCCGGCGTGGACCTGATGTGTTTTCCGTACCACTCGGAGGCGGACTGGACGGTCGCACATCGGCTGGCAGGGCGCTTCGCCGACGCCGGCCTCGGCATCACCGCGCACGCCGGCGAGCTCTCCACCGCCAACATCGCTGCCGCTGCCGCCACTCCCGGGCTGACCCGGATCGGGCACGGCATCCACGCCATCAAGGACCCCGCACTCGTCGACCTCCTGATCGACCAGGACATCACGCTTGAGTGCGCGCTGTCCTGCAACGTGCTGTTCGGTGTGGTCCAGTCGCTGGCGGAACATCCGCTGGTCCGGTTCATCGACGCCGGAGTGAAGGTGACGCTGGCCACCGACGATCCGGTGCAGGTGGGTACGACGATCGGCGCGGAGTACGCCGCCGCCGCGTCGCTCGGCCTCACCCACAACCAGCTCCTTGGGCTGACCCGTAACGCGATCGAGGCCGCCTTCACCACCGAGCAGCGCAGAGCGGAGCTGCTGGCCGAGATCGACGCGGCAGCCGTGTCCGCTGCGCGCTGA
- a CDS encoding ABC transporter ATP-binding protein has product MSLPPDAAKATTAATASTTTAATAQRPLVRATGLVKEFRRAKRGAGRLGALRAYVRGDHEVIRAVDDVSFDIHSGELVGYLGPNGAGKSTTIKMLTGILTPTSGTVSVAGRDPSRERRANALNIGVVFGQRSQLWWDLPLRESFRAIRDLYGVPTREGDRRQHELVELLDMDEFLDAPVRQLSLGQRMRGDLAAAMLYQPRLLFLDEPTVGLDVVAKERIREFVAQVNAEHGTTVVLTTHDLEDVERLCRRIVLIDHGRVLYDGALTELMARYGPYRELVVTLAESADITVDGAEQVSREGPMVTLRFRSDQVKAPEIIAAVTAAHAVVDLSVVEPRLEAVISRIYTQRALPRSVA; this is encoded by the coding sequence GTGTCTCTCCCCCCGGATGCAGCGAAGGCCACGACCGCAGCGACCGCATCGACCACAACGGCCGCGACCGCCCAGCGCCCGCTCGTACGCGCGACCGGGCTGGTCAAGGAGTTCCGCCGGGCGAAGCGCGGTGCGGGCCGACTCGGCGCACTCCGGGCGTACGTCCGCGGCGACCACGAGGTGATCCGGGCCGTCGACGACGTGTCGTTCGACATCCACAGTGGTGAGCTGGTCGGCTACCTCGGGCCGAACGGCGCTGGTAAGTCGACCACGATCAAGATGCTCACCGGCATCCTCACCCCGACCTCCGGCACCGTGTCCGTCGCGGGCCGTGACCCGTCCCGTGAGCGGAGGGCGAACGCGCTCAACATCGGCGTGGTGTTCGGCCAGCGCAGCCAGCTGTGGTGGGACCTGCCGCTGCGGGAGTCGTTCCGCGCGATCCGCGACCTCTACGGCGTACCAACCCGGGAGGGCGACCGCAGACAGCACGAACTCGTCGAACTGCTCGACATGGACGAGTTCCTCGACGCGCCGGTTCGCCAACTGTCGTTGGGACAACGCATGCGCGGCGACCTCGCGGCGGCGATGCTCTACCAGCCGCGGCTGCTCTTCCTCGACGAGCCGACCGTCGGGCTGGACGTGGTGGCCAAGGAACGCATCCGGGAGTTCGTCGCGCAGGTGAACGCCGAACACGGCACGACCGTCGTCCTCACCACCCACGACCTGGAGGACGTGGAACGGCTGTGCCGGCGGATCGTCCTCATCGACCACGGAAGGGTGCTGTACGACGGCGCGCTCACCGAGCTGATGGCGCGCTACGGCCCCTACCGCGAGCTGGTCGTCACCCTGGCCGAGTCCGCGGACATCACGGTCGACGGCGCCGAACAGGTCTCCCGGGAAGGACCGATGGTGACCCTGCGGTTCCGTTCGGACCAGGTGAAGGCGCCGGAGATCATCGCGGCGGTCACGGCGGCGCACGCGGTCGTCGACCTGTCCGTCGTCGAACCCCGGCTGGAGGCGGTCATCAGCCGGATCTACACACAGCGCGCCCTGCCGCGGAGCGTCGCATGA
- a CDS encoding ABC transporter permease, translated as MSSLRLDPRPAPRHGTHSRLRAVSSQVRIGMLTPWAYRTSVLLGYPAIAVQIALYSVVWRAIYAGHDGTVAGSDVRTAVGYAVLGLTVSGVLNTSPYQSIASRVREGLIGVDLTRPIGLLTQNLAFQTGAVVASLPTVLVGLGTGLVVGGLAPPTSAAAAGWFAVSLLFAFAVSQLTTMLMALTSFWTLEVGGINMTFFVVRTFMSGAILPLWFMPGWLQAVAVALPFQASTYTPLAIYFGRPPGGVPMALGVQALWIVVLGGLCSWVWSRARHRVVVQGG; from the coding sequence ATGAGCAGCCTGCGACTCGACCCACGTCCTGCCCCACGGCACGGAACGCACTCCCGGCTTCGCGCCGTCTCGAGCCAGGTGCGGATCGGCATGCTCACACCGTGGGCCTACCGTACGTCGGTCCTGCTCGGCTACCCGGCCATCGCCGTCCAGATCGCGCTCTACAGCGTGGTGTGGCGGGCGATCTACGCCGGTCACGACGGCACGGTCGCCGGATCGGACGTGCGAACCGCGGTGGGGTACGCCGTCCTGGGCCTCACCGTCTCCGGAGTCCTGAACACCTCGCCGTACCAGTCGATCGCGTCCCGGGTGCGCGAAGGTCTGATCGGGGTGGACCTGACCCGGCCGATCGGCCTGCTGACCCAGAACCTCGCCTTCCAGACCGGCGCGGTCGTCGCCTCGTTGCCGACGGTCCTGGTCGGCCTCGGCACCGGCCTGGTCGTGGGCGGGCTCGCGCCGCCGACGAGCGCGGCGGCGGCCGGGTGGTTCGCGGTGAGCCTGCTGTTCGCGTTCGCCGTCTCGCAGCTGACCACGATGCTGATGGCGCTGACGTCGTTCTGGACGTTGGAGGTGGGCGGCATCAACATGACCTTCTTCGTGGTGCGGACGTTCATGTCGGGTGCGATCCTGCCGCTGTGGTTCATGCCGGGCTGGCTGCAGGCGGTCGCCGTGGCACTGCCGTTCCAGGCCTCGACGTACACCCCGCTGGCGATCTACTTCGGCCGTCCACCCGGCGGGGTGCCGATGGCGCTCGGCGTGCAGGCACTGTGGATCGTCGTGCTCGGCGGGCTCTGCTCGTGGGTGTGGTCACGGGCGCGGCACCGGGTGGTGGTGCAGGGTGGCTGA
- a CDS encoding ABC transporter permease, translating to MADLTRSPARAAEAGEAIRPPSTLRQFAVLVRIGLKAATQYRANFVLTSVGAICYEAVSLAFVGVIVHAFGSIGGWGFVEVAFVYGIRSTGHALHGLLSGQLWSTESVVRRGEFDRYLLRPVDPLVQLLTRQFQVTAVGDVVFGVVVLSVTAVAAPVDWTAGRVAFLVAAVVGSAFVESAVMLALASATFRLLDASPLLSVADRVFVTFGPYPLSVLPRAVGYLLTFVLPLAYAAFFPAAILLGRTDELFVPTWLALASPAVGLLLYAGAVRLFHRQIRHYSSPGH from the coding sequence GTGGCTGACCTCACCAGGTCCCCGGCCCGCGCCGCCGAAGCCGGCGAAGCGATCCGGCCGCCTTCGACGCTGCGGCAGTTCGCCGTCCTGGTCCGGATCGGGCTGAAGGCGGCGACGCAGTACCGCGCGAACTTCGTGCTCACCTCCGTCGGGGCGATCTGCTACGAGGCGGTGTCGCTGGCGTTCGTCGGGGTGATCGTGCACGCGTTCGGCAGCATCGGCGGGTGGGGCTTCGTCGAGGTCGCCTTCGTGTACGGCATCCGCTCCACCGGGCACGCCCTGCACGGCCTGTTGTCCGGGCAGCTGTGGTCGACCGAGAGCGTGGTGCGGCGGGGCGAGTTCGACCGGTACCTGTTGCGGCCGGTCGACCCGCTGGTCCAGTTGCTGACCCGGCAGTTCCAGGTCACCGCCGTTGGCGACGTGGTGTTCGGGGTCGTCGTGTTGTCGGTGACGGCGGTGGCCGCGCCGGTGGACTGGACGGCCGGCCGGGTCGCGTTCCTGGTGGCGGCCGTGGTCGGCAGCGCGTTCGTGGAGTCGGCGGTGATGCTGGCGCTGGCCTCGGCGACGTTCCGGCTGCTGGACGCCTCCCCGCTGCTGAGCGTGGCCGACCGGGTGTTCGTGACGTTCGGGCCGTATCCGCTGAGTGTGCTGCCGCGGGCGGTCGGCTACCTGCTGACGTTCGTGCTGCCGTTGGCGTACGCGGCATTCTTCCCGGCCGCGATCCTGCTGGGACGGACCGATGAGCTGTTCGTCCCGACCTGGCTGGCGCTCGCGTCGCCGGCGGTGGGACTGCTGCTGTACGCCGGTGCGGTCCGGCTCTTCCACCGGCAGATCAGGCACTACTCCAGCCCCGGTCACTGA